GGAACTCTTCCTATGAGGTcttcaggcttttcttttttaagttgtcTCCACACAGCACGGGGCCCAACacggagcttgaactcatgaccctgagatcaagacctgagctgagattaagagtcggaggcttaaccgactgaacccacccaggccccccaggtcTTCACATTTTTGGTGCAGAAGGAGGTGAAGGGTCTGTGGGGTGGGGACAAAGGGAGCAAGAGGACCCCCGAAGGTGTGGCGTGACCCGCTGGCCCTTGCGTCTTCTCTGGAAAGTCAGTCTGGATGCGGTCACAGTTGCACAGTCCCTGTCAGGGGCCCCTGAGCTCTCGGGGAGGGACGGTGTGCCGCTGTGGAAGGAAGCAGCCTCCGGTTGGGGCGGCCATAGGGGCTTGGAGGTGCCCGCTGGTGGAGACCCCCGTGCAGGCCGAGGGGGCACCGGCGCCCTCCTGCCCTGCGCCCCGAGCCTCgggccctccctcctgcctgtctGCTGGCACCTTCTTCCTCTCCACTATGCTTCTCACAGAAGTAACTTTTCCGCCGGGCAGGGGTCACCGGACTGAGCCCTTCGAAAGGCCGTGAGCAGGTGCCTTGCGTCTTCTTTGCCGTGGCCGTGTCGGAGTATTCCCGTTGAGGTCTTCATCACCATCATTCCTCCTCCTATTGACTCAACCAACAGTTGAATGAGCTTTTCCTTTAGAAGTGGTAACATTCAGAGGAAACCTGTTTAATCACGCTGCCTTGGATTCCTTCTCAAAGGGTGGGTTGTTCCCATTGTGGTTTAAGCCCCCATTTCAGTGGCTTCTTTTGGCCACCTCAAGGTCCAGCCTGTGAGCTTCCCCGGGCGAGAGGTGCTCCCGttccattcctctctctctccgaGTCACAGTTGCACACTCTCCCGGGAGGAAAGACCTTCGTCTCCTCCTCTGCTACTCCCACATTTTTTTCCAGGGAGTGAGAGAAGTCCCTTAGGCAGAAGCTTGGGGTGCGGAGGGGCACATGGAATTGAGGTGCATTACGAGGCGTGGAAGGGgcccggtgtgtgtgtgtgtttgggggggccTGTGCCTCTCCGCTCTACAGGTGCGACTCTGCATCTGTGACTCAATTGCTCCGTCGTACTGTGCAAACGTCGGGACGGTTCGAGGGCACCGACACAGCAAGGGTGGAAGGAGCTGCTGGACGTCCAGCCCCAGGCAGACGGCTCACACGCCTGCAGCCAGGCCCCCTCCCCACACCGCGACTGCTGCCCCTCCTCACTGCGGCTCATCAGCACCCTCTCCTCCTCGCTGTCGTTGTCTCCCTGGCTTCTCTTTCTTGCTGGGTATCTGAGGAGGAATGACAGTGCGTCTGCCGTGTTTCACTCAAACACAAAAACGGAACATCAGTCCTCACATTGGATCTGCCGATTTCTTACGTTTGTTAAATACCTTACAATTGGCCAATAACCTTCCCTTTGTTCCTGTAACCGTCCACTCAACAGGTGCGTCATGCCTGGCTCCCAGCTTCTTGTTTATCTggcaacctctctctctctctctctctttttttaagattttatttatttattcatgagagacagagagagagagagagaggcagagacacaggcagagggagaagcaggctccacgcagggagcccgacgtgggactcgaacccaggactccaggatcacaccctgagctgcaggcagtgctaaactactgcgccaccagggctgccctggcaaCCTCTCTTGAGTAGGTCGGTGTGAGGATGGTCCCTTTGGAGGGCTGTGCTGAGACCTGGGAACCCAAGTGGGTCACACAACAGGCGCGGGCCCCGGGGGACTCGGGCTCTTCGTCCCGGGCTCCTCTGTCTCCAGCAGGTTTAAAGACAACGGTTAGTGACAGAGATCATATCGGCCAGGAAACCAGGAGAAACTGAGGGCCCCATAAAAGACCTGTGTGCCTCCTAAAGAGTGTTCTTTTCTGTAGAAGGATCTACAATGGGGATTTTCGTCCTAAAAAGCTGACACCTCCTGAATGATATTTGTGATAACGCTTAACCACATGGGGGTTCCTTCTGATATGCAGAAAAGAAAGTAccataaatcatttttcttttaaatggagaGACACGAATGACACCCTCACGCCGTGTGCCAAATTAAGTGCATAGGAAGCTGCACTTTTATTAAAACGTTACCAAAGAATGCCACGGACTGATGTGGTCAAGACTAACTCTCTGCCCACAGTTCTCTGGAGGGGGACTTGGGAACCCCTGGCTGGGTCATGGGCCACGGAGGCTGATCTCAGGTGGTTTCTGAGCAGGACGTGCAAATGCCCGGGTGCAGACAGAGTGCATGCCTGGGGCGAGTGTAGACGTTCAGCTACTCGCTGGTGCACATCCACTGTCAGGTCCGGGCAGCCACGCCTGCTGCTCACCGAGGAACACGTAAGAGAGGAAAGCGAGTCAGAAGCTGAGACCCATGCAAGAGCCAGgggcaaggaagaagcaggcaggaAAACGCCAGCTCCCTCTCTGGGCGTAGGCCCCGCTCACTGAAGTGGCCTTCACCGCAGTCTGTCCGGCAGTCATTGTGGAATCTGACTGTAACTCACAGGCGCGGAATCTGGGGCCGTCTGTACTCTGTGTGGGTGAAGCAGAcgacttaattttttaaggattttatttatttatccatgagacacacagagagaggcagagacacaggcagagggagaagcagcctccccatgcggagccccatgtgggactagatcccaggaccccgggatcacgccctgagcccaaggcctaCGCTcaacagtggtttttttttttttttttttgagtttaaatgcattttatttttagacaacctacatgacatgtttttttttcttaaaaacaatgccTCCGCTCCAAATAAATCAAGGTCAAAATAAAGAGCTCAAGATGACATCAGTCCCATTTGTCTAAGTCCTGGTGTTGTGTGGATGAAGAGCAGCAGCCAGTTAGGACAACAGGTGATACATCCAGAGTTAACAGCCAAGTTCgttaacatttttccatttctaaaccatccttaaagaaaatcatataagGGGTCACACCGTCCTCACGGTAGTCCAGGAGGGCAACCATGCCATCTGGATTCATGTTTTCACCAATAAAGAACTGGTAGTTTTTGAAATTAGCAAGGATGTGCTTGATTAGTTCTGCAGCCCCTGTCATGAAGGGCTTTACTCTTTCTGGCCTCTGTTCTTCAAGTTTGCCTTTGATTGAGTTCATGTAATCTTTGATGTACTTCTCGTAGGCTTCTTTTGTGAAGCTGGTTTCCTGCAAGTGATGGTTCATGACAATATCGACACCAGTGATTACTATGCTTTCGGTACCTTCGGCCTCTAGGCCTTCCGCAGAGGCAGTTCCACCAATGAGCGAGTCGTCAATGTTACCCTCTGTCCTACTGACCATCTTCCCCTCCACCTCCAGGCACAGCCCGGCCGCGATCTCCCGGATCTTGTAGATGTCGGAGAACATCTCGTCATGGCTGATGAGGTCCTGGTAGATGATCATGACGATGGCTGGAgacgggcggcggcggcgcaggcTTGGCAGGAGCTGGGAGCTCGGGGCGAGCCTACAGCAGCCGGAGCGGCACTCGGGGGGACGggggagccccccaggtgctccaagtAGACGGCTTGACACTGGATGTGAGGACATCAGAAAAGGCTCAAAGAACCCAGAACACACTGCACTTCCCCCTCCCAagagcatcagggaaataccaggAACAGCGGTCACCAAAGCCACCCCACCGGGGAACCCGCGTCCCCAGGAAGCCTGCCCTCCTCGGGTCCCAGATGcgctgctggtgctgctcgtgGGGCAGGAGCCGGGGAAGCCGCTGCCTCCCAGGAGCTGCACTTGGATGGGGTTCTAGAGCCGCTCGTGCAAGGGAGAGAGGCCCCGAGTTCCCAGATGTGGGCTCCTGTGGATCCCAGGCCCGCGGGCAGTGAACCTAGACTTCCTGCCCAGGTCTCCTGTGCACCAACTTGTGCTTCGGATTTACTTCCACGGGGTGATTTATTAGCAGTAACCCCGACCCTGGGCGTGAGGGGCTGTCACCCCACGGAGCCCTCGGCCGGCCGGACTCGTCAGGTTCCCCTGCGTGTGGAACGGAGCCACTTCGGGGGAAATGTGCAAGAGGACAAGTGGCAGGAAGAGAAAGTCGTCCCTACAGAGAGGAGCGGGGGCCAGAGCTCTGTGCTGCATGCCCGGTGTGCGTGCCCGTGCCTGTGAGTActggtgtgagtgtgtgtgcctgtgcacacCCGTACCTCTGTGCCCGTGCGTgctggtgtgcatgtgtgtgcctgtgcctgtATGTGCCTTGCCTGTGTGCCCGTGCGTgctggtgtgcatgtgtgtgccgtGCCTGTGCATGCCGTGCCTGTGCGGGTATGTGTACTGGTGTGCGTGTGTATGCCTGTGCCTGTGCGTGCTTGTGCCTGTGCGCATGTGGGCATGCtgttgtgcgtgtgtgtgcctgtgcctgtgtgtacctgtgcctgtgtgtgcctgtgcctgtgtgccCGTGCGTGccggtgtgcatgtgtgtacctGTGCCTGTGCGCCCGTGTGTgctggtgtgcatgtgtgtgcctgtaCACGcccatgtgcgtgtgtgcgcatCTGCTCCGAgtctccccaccttccccccacAGGCCTGTGAAGACGCAGCCCCCGCTGTCGCCCGTCTCCCTGCCGAGGCCCCTCTGGCTCCCCTGAACCCGACCCGCGCCTTTGGGTGGGGGGACCCTCCCGCTGCAGACCCCTGTCAGCCGGGCTGGTGCTCCCCAGAAGCCCTTCCCTGGGAGGGGCCGCCCACCCGGAGGGGGACACAGGGGAGGGCCCTGCGCTCTGGGGGGGCGCTCAGCACACCCCTCATGTGCATACTCACACTCATACGCTGCACCACATGCCCCGCAGCACATACCccctcacatacacacactcttaCACCCCCCACACATGCCCCTCATacagcaccacacacacacacacacacacaccccgtcctGTACACAAACGTCTCACCAcgcacataccacacacacactataAACCCTCTCacattcacacatatacacaccacacAGGCTGCACTACGACACCATACACCCCCAAACAGTCACACACGCACACTACACACGCACACATCCAGCACACACACAGGACGCGGGAGGGAGCTACTAAAGACCCAGGTCCTTTTCTGACCATGCCCTTGGGCCATATCTTATCCCAATTAATGTTTGCAGCAACGTCGAGAGCCATTTCTTCTGGTTTATGTAAGAGGAAACCGAAACTAAGAAAGTCAGAGTGACTTCCCCCAGCTACACAGCCAGTGCCTGCTGTCATGTGGGAAGGTGACGCCAACCTGGCCAGCAGCCAAACCCAGACATCTGTTTGCACAGAGGGGAAGAGCAGGGTGCAGGAGAATCCCCGTCAGGCCCGGGGCCTGGAGCAGCTGTTTCCAGGCGTTGTTGCCTCCTGGGGAGCAAGTTCCCTCCCAGAGCCGCTTCCGATGGAAGCCGCCCTTGACAGCGGCCACCAGGCATTTGCAGCAGAAAAAGCTGGTCCCGGGAGCGGGAGCGGCTGTCATGGACACTAACTCCACCCAGAGCTGCCCCCTTAGTAACTTGGGGGAAACGTGCTCCTTAGAGCCACCGTTGGTCACCGCACAGAAGGGACCAGGCTCGGTACACCCAACGACGCGAATGTCTTCATCTGACCATCTGGTTCAACTTTGGTGGTGAGTGTCTCTCTCCCTAGAGGAGGTGACAGCTCAGCGTATGTCTCTGGGAGGAGCGAGGACACAGGGTTTCAATGAGGAGCTCCGGTGGATCAGGACCTGGATGGGGACACTCAGGGGGGGAGCCATGCCAGTCAAGCGTGATGAGAGGCCGGTGGGCGATGGTGACCGGTAGCTGCCAAAGCTGCATGACCTTCAGGAACTGCTTGGTACCTCAGGGCCTCTAACTCCCTGTGTCTGAAACGAGGATGCTACTGTCTGGCCCACAGGACCCTTATGAGGGTGAAACTGCAATCACGCGTAGAAAGCACCTGATACAACAGCAGTGGAGTTTCTGTTTCCCCGGCCCGGGGACCTCTTCTGTCCCAGCCTCTGCTTTTAGCTTGGATGCCACTTTCTCCAGAGGGCTTTCCGGCTCCTCACGTCCAGTCCAGGTGCACAAATATGTCAAGGATGCTTTGGGCCGCAAGTGGTGGTAGAGCCAGAAGAGAACCAGTTAGCTTGAGGTCAGTCCCGCTCCAAGTATTTCTAAATGCGAGTATTCCTAAAGCTTGCCAAACTACACAAAATGGGGCAATGAATCAATTATGGGGGAGATGGAGCTGGGGGCGCATCCCTGGGCTTGGTTATCGGTGACACGGGAAAGCGTTAGGACCTCATAAAAACAGTCATACAGCTGTGCACATGACTAAGGCTGCTCTGATACTCCAGGAAATAGGGCAGTAGCTCACTTAACCCGAGAAAGGCCTGAGGTTTGCTGGAGGACTGGACGCTGAGAGGTCAGCCTGTGAGCCGTGGGcagtggaggaagaagggagatgtGGAGTGTGAGGGGAAGTTCTAACAGCAAGCCCAGTGGGTGTGGCTCAGAACACACTCATCCATCCGCATCACCTGGGAGTGATGGAGGTGTGCGTGAGGCCCCAGGCTCGGGTCGGCTGGGTGCAGTCTTCTGTGTTTGCCCAGGGTTTCTGCGAATGGAATCATGCATCTGCACCCACAGCATCTACATGATTCTCAAATTGTTCCCTAACATAGGAACCAACCACGTCGACACAAATGCATGTGTCAAAACTAGTGTT
This region of Vulpes vulpes isolate BD-2025 chromosome 8, VulVul3, whole genome shotgun sequence genomic DNA includes:
- the LOC112927785 gene encoding translationally-controlled tumor protein-like produces the protein MIIYQDLISHDEMFSDIYKIREIAAGLCLEVEGKMVSRTEGNIDDSLIGGTASAEGLEAEGTESIVITGVDIVMNHHLQETSFTKEAYEKYIKDYMNSIKGKLEEQRPERVKPFMTGAAELIKHILANFKNYQFFIGENMNPDGMVALLDYREDGVTPYMIFFKDGLEMEKC